The sequence AAAAAGCGTTAGAAGAAAATCCCATCATTGCTTCTGCTAAAGTTAATCGAAAATTACCTTGGACTGTTTCGATTATAATCAAGGAATATGAACGTGTTGGTTATTTGCAACAGGGAACAAACTATTTTCCAATATTAGGCAATGGTACGGCACTTCAAAGTATGAAGCAAACATCATATAATGGAGACGCACCCTTAATCATAGGGTTTAATAAAGAAGAATATTTACATAGAATGACGAAGGAATTAGAACAGCTACCGAAAGCAATAAGAAAGTTGATTTCTGAAGTTCATTGGACACCAACAAAGGAAAATCAGAATAAGATTACCCTATATATGAATGATGGTTTTTTAGTTGATGCCAGTATTCAAAACTTTGCCGAAAATATGAAAATCTATCCTTCTATCGTGACGCAATTGGATGATGATAGTAAAGGCATTATTCATATTGGGGCAGGTGCATATTTTGAATCGTTTAACAAAAAGTAATTCGGCTAACTCTCAAGATAAATAATATCATTTTCTACTCGGTGGAAAGTCATAATTTCTATATATTATACGAAATTATTTAATACAATCATTATCTTGATCAGTCAGTTAAAAGAATAGGTTTGATTTTTTAAAAAAATACTGAAAAATAAAGGAAATTCATGGTTTTATGTGGAATATCCTATATAATATTTTATTTTTATTGATTCGATGACGATAGGTGATATAGAGAAGTGTGTTTTTTACACAGCTTCTGAATTTTAGGGGGGCTTTACTTTGAACAACAGTGAAGTTTTAGTAAGTCTTGATATAGGTACATCAAAAATTAAAGTTATTATTGGCGAGGTTTTAAATGATTCATTAAATATTATCGGTGTTGGAACTGCAAAATCCAATGGAATGAAGAAAGGAGCAATCATTGATATTGATGAGACCGTTCAATCAATCCGCAATGCTGTAGAACAAGCGGAAAGAATGGTTGGTATGCAGATAGATCGGGTTGTCGTTGGTATCAACGGAAATCATATTCAGTTACAGCCATGTCACGGCGTTGTAGCCGTTCAGAGTGAAGATAGGGAAATTACGAATGAAGATGTTACTCGAGTGATTGATGGAGCGCAAGTAATGTCTATTCCTCCAGAGCGTGAAATTATCGATGTTATTCCAAAACAATTTATCGTCGATGGATTAGATGAAATAAATGATCCGCGTGGTATGATTGGTGTTCGTTTGGAAATGGAAGGAACGATTATTA is a genomic window of Virgibacillus proomii containing:
- a CDS encoding cell division protein FtsQ/DivIB; translated protein: MEKKKIVSIEDRIPKLKQARKKKANRRLLFYLSIFFILISIIVYLQSPLSHIRTIHVKGNTFLSDESVIKQSNLTNNQNIWTIDKKASEKALEENPIIASAKVNRKLPWTVSIIIKEYERVGYLQQGTNYFPILGNGTALQSMKQTSYNGDAPLIIGFNKEEYLHRMTKELEQLPKAIRKLISEVHWTPTKENQNKITLYMNDGFLVDASIQNFAENMKIYPSIVTQLDDDSKGIIHIGAGAYFESFNKK